One genomic region from Capra hircus breed San Clemente chromosome 18, ASM170441v1, whole genome shotgun sequence encodes:
- the LOC102189305 gene encoding putative killer cell immunoglobulin-like receptor like protein KIR3DP1, translated as MSPTLLSLLSLGFCVSLRIRAAVGEYEKPSLSAWPSPVVPLGQAVTLHCHSGPPFVIFRLLKRDGARLRKLQEQQFNTFPLGPVTREHAGSYTCSGANLSRSVRSNVSDPLPIVVTGVSTKPSISAHPGPLVRAGENVTLRCHSSMLLDKFILQKKSSTGHFQRRGEMLTGGHAPADFFIGPMTLASAGTYRCYGSLRHSPYEWSAPSDLVDIIITGPSRKPSLSAQGGPVVRSGENVTLVCSSESAFDQFHLLREGEDLGHPFAGGQSPHGELQAEFPLGPGTPAHSGVYRCYGSFTRSPYSWSDSSDPLFLSVTGSTTSTCSSTMDPQTTEEAPSPQEHSSTWYIVLGLSIAFTSTSIILSALVCRWCSTPNHVAIMEGEPMEDRTVNGEDSAAEDVIYAHLDLRTLSKRRSTPAPLRPMHPSAEPIIYEEFNINQDHAEP; from the exons ATGAGCCCCACACTCCTCAGCCTCCTGAGTCTCG GATTCTGTGTGAGTCTGAGGATCCGGGCAGCTGTGG GTGAATATGAGAAGCCCTCTTTGTCAGCCTGGCCAAGCCCTGTGGTTCCCTTAGGGCAGGCTGTGACTCTTCATTGTCACTCCGGTCCTCCATTTGTGATATTCAGACTGCTCAAAAGAGATGGGGCCCGTTTGCGCAAGCTCCAGGAACAACAGTTCAACACCTTCCCCCTTGGCCCAGTGACCAGAGAACATGCCGGGTCCTACACATGTTCTGGAGCCAACTTGTCTCGCTCTGTGCGGTCCAATGTCAGTGACCCCCTGCCGATTGTGGTCACAG GTGTGTCCACAAAACCCTCCATCTCAGCCCACCCAGGCCCCCTTGTGCGTGCGGGAGAGAATGTGACCCTCCGCTGTCACTCATCAATGCTGCTTGACAAATTCATCCTGCAGAAAAAAAGCAGCACAGGGCATTTCCAGAGACGTGGAGAGATGCTCACTGGTGGGCACGCCCCAGCTGACTTTTTCATTGGCCCCATGACTTTGGCAAGTGCGGGCACCTACAGATGCTATGGCTCTCTCAGACACTCCCCCTATGAGTGGTCTGCCCCCAGCGACCTTGTGGACATCATCATCACAG GTCCGTCCAGGAAACCCTCTCTCTCAGCCCAGGGAGGCCCCGTGGTGAGGTCAGGAGAGAACGTGACCTTGGTCTGCAGCTCCGAGAGTGCCTTTGACCAGTTCCATCTGCTCAGGGAGGGGGAGGACCTTGGGCACCCGTTTGCTGGAGGGCAAAGCCCCCATGGAGAACTCCAGGCAGAGTTCCCTCTGGGTCCTGGGACCCCAGCCCACAGCGGGGTCTACAGGTGCTACGGCTCCTTCACTCGCTCTCCCTACTCGTGGTCAGACTCCAGCGACCCACTGTTCCTGTCTGTCACAG GATCCACTACAAGTACTTGCTCGTCAACCATGGATCCACAGACCACAGAAG AAGCACCGTCTCCTCAAGAACACTCCAGCACATGGTACATTGTCCTTGGGCTCTCTATAGCCTTCACCTCTACCAGCATCATCCTCTCTGCTCTTGTCTGTCGCTGGTGTTCTACCCCAAATC ATGTTGCCATCATGGAAGGAGAGCCCATGGAAGACAGAACAGTGAACGGTGAG GACTCTGCAGCAGAAGACGTGATATACGCTCACTtggacctcaggaccctctccAAGAGACGGTCCACTCCCGCTCCCCTGAGGCCCATGCACCCCTCTGCCGAGCCCATTATCTATGAGGAATTCAACATAAACCAAGACCATGCTGAGCCCTGA